From the Streptococcus oralis ATCC 35037 genome, one window contains:
- a CDS encoding FtsW/RodA/SpoVE family cell cycle protein has protein sequence MKRSFDSRVDYSLLLPVFCLLVIGVVAIYIAVSHDYPNNVLPILGQQIAWISLGLVIGFVVMFFNTEFLWKVTPYLYGLGLALMILPLVFYNPNLVASTGAKNWVSIGGTTLFQPSEFMKISYILMLARAIVRFTQKHKEWRRTIPLDFLLIGWMIAFTIPVLILLALQSDLGTALVFVAIFSGMVLLSGVSWKIIIPVFATGVTAVVGFMAIFISKDGRAFLHQIGMPTYQINRILAWLNPFDFAQTTTYQQAQGQIAIGSGGLFGQGFNVSNLLIPVRESDMIFTVIAEDFGFIGSVFVVALYLLLIYRMLKITLRSNNQFYTYISTGFIMMLLFHIFENIGAVTGLLPLTGIPLPFISQGGSAIISNLIGVGLLLSMSYQTNLAEEKSGKVPFKRKKVVLKQIK, from the coding sequence ATGAAACGTTCCTTCGACTCTCGAGTCGATTATAGCCTCCTCCTACCAGTGTTTTGTTTACTGGTGATTGGAGTAGTGGCCATTTATATAGCAGTTAGTCATGACTATCCAAATAATGTATTACCAATTCTAGGTCAGCAAATCGCTTGGATTTCCTTGGGCCTTGTCATTGGTTTTGTGGTCATGTTCTTTAATACCGAGTTTTTATGGAAGGTGACTCCCTATCTTTATGGTCTAGGGCTAGCTTTGATGATCCTACCTCTTGTTTTCTACAATCCAAATCTTGTAGCGTCAACAGGTGCCAAGAACTGGGTATCGATTGGTGGAACGACACTCTTTCAGCCATCGGAGTTCATGAAGATTTCCTATATCTTGATGTTGGCTCGAGCCATTGTAAGATTCACTCAAAAACACAAGGAATGGCGACGAACTATTCCCTTGGATTTCCTATTGATTGGTTGGATGATTGCCTTTACCATACCAGTCTTGATCCTCTTAGCCCTACAAAGTGACTTGGGGACTGCCTTGGTCTTTGTAGCTATTTTTTCCGGTATGGTTCTCCTTTCAGGTGTTTCGTGGAAGATTATCATTCCTGTTTTTGCGACAGGAGTGACTGCAGTTGTAGGCTTCATGGCCATCTTTATAAGCAAGGATGGACGTGCCTTCTTGCATCAGATTGGGATGCCAACCTACCAGATCAACCGCATCTTGGCTTGGCTCAATCCCTTTGACTTTGCACAAACAACAACATATCAACAGGCGCAGGGACAAATTGCGATTGGAAGTGGTGGCTTGTTTGGACAAGGTTTCAATGTGTCCAATCTCCTCATTCCAGTACGTGAGAGTGATATGATTTTCACCGTAATTGCAGAAGACTTTGGCTTTATTGGTTCAGTCTTTGTGGTTGCTTTATACTTGCTTCTCATCTACCGTATGTTGAAGATTACGCTCAGGTCAAATAACCAGTTCTACACCTACATTTCGACTGGTTTTATCATGATGTTGCTCTTCCATATCTTTGAAAATATCGGTGCCGTGACAGGCTTACTTCCTTTGACAGGTATTCCTCTGCCATTTATTTCTCAAGGGGGCTCCGCAATTATTAGTAACCTCATCGGTGTTGGTCTCCTCTTGTCTATGAGTTACCAGACCAATCTAGCAGAAGAGAAAAGTGGAAAAGTTCCATTCAAACGAAAGAAAGTCGTCCTAAAACAAATCAAATAA
- a CDS encoding HAD-IA family hydrolase, with translation MKYHDYIWDLGGTLLDNYETSTAAFVETLAQYGIEQEHDRVYEALKVSTAFAIEKFAPDIEVFLENYKENEARELEHPVLFEGIPELLKDISDKGGRHFLVSHRNDQVLELLAKTQIANYFTEVVTASSGFKRKPDPESMIYLRDKYHITSGLVIGDRNIDVEAGKAAGLDAYLFNNVATLRQAIDM, from the coding sequence ATGAAATATCACGACTATATATGGGATTTAGGTGGTACCCTATTGGATAATTATGAGACTTCTACAGCAGCTTTTGTAGAAACCTTAGCCCAATACGGAATAGAGCAAGAACACGACCGTGTCTACGAAGCCTTGAAGGTTTCGACAGCTTTTGCCATCGAGAAGTTTGCACCAGATATCGAGGTTTTTTTAGAGAACTACAAAGAAAATGAGGCGCGTGAGCTAGAGCATCCAGTTTTGTTTGAGGGAATTCCAGAATTACTCAAAGACATTTCGGACAAGGGTGGTCGCCATTTCTTGGTTTCTCATCGAAATGACCAAGTGCTAGAACTTCTTGCTAAGACCCAGATAGCGAACTACTTCACCGAGGTGGTGACTGCCAGTTCTGGCTTTAAACGGAAACCAGATCCTGAGTCCATGATTTATTTACGTGATAAATATCATATTACATCTGGTTTGGTCATTGGTGACAGAAATATTGATGTAGAAGCAGGTAAAGCTGCTGGCTTAGATGCCTATCTTTTTAATAACGTTGCGACATTGAGACAAGCAATAGACATGTAA
- a CDS encoding bifunctional DnaQ family exonuclease/ATP-dependent helicase — protein sequence MNARNDRYVVVDLEATSTGSKAKIIQVGIVVIENGEIIDQYATDVNPHEPLDSHIKELTGLTDQRLAVAPEFSQVAGKIFELVKDGIFVAHNVQFDANLLAEFLFFEGYELRTPRVDTVELAQVLYPQFEKYNLGILCQELGIELEHAHTALSDAQATAELLLYMRQKLFELPKGLLESLLDLADNLLYESYLLIEEVYQQQSLLSSPDLMELHGLFLRKESKALVPRKLSKDFAKNISLLGLEERPQQMEFAEKIEQLLEEHQTSFIQAQTGLGKTYGYLLPALNLESQVGILVSVPTKILQNQIMQEEGQRLKEVFHLEIHSLKGPQNYLKLDAFHRVLHRSESNRLFTRFKMQLLIWLTESETGDLDEIGQLYRYQHFLPELVHDGKLSKKSLFATEDFWKRGQEKAKTSRVLLTNHAYLVTRLEDNPEFVDNRLLILDEAQKMLLALENLAQQAYRLEELVTQIEKSLETEEDLVQKRLLESIGFECRYLMEHYQSGLKNGKWLDSLEELRQHFSELTLPEYREIANFFTSDREFWLATAEKSSKDVLICSSKKGRFILADLLPEDCRLLGVSATLEISNRVSLADLLGFPDAPLVKLDVAKQEQQEVFLVDDFPLVTEVSPVDYASEVASVTRSLQAFQEPILVLFTSKEMLLAVSDLLDQPHLAQYKNGEPSQLKKRFEKGERQILLGTGSFWEGVDFSTHPCVIQVIPRLPFQNPQEPLTKKLNQELRQEGKNPFYDYQLPMAIIRLKQALGRTVRRSDQGSVAVILDSRVVSKRYGKQIAQALSKERAVQVLSREQLEPAVADFLQSRRNRMKEKSKKEKR from the coding sequence ATGAATGCAAGAAATGATCGGTATGTGGTCGTTGATTTAGAGGCGACCAGCACCGGAAGCAAGGCAAAAATTATTCAAGTAGGCATTGTGGTGATTGAGAATGGTGAAATCATCGATCAGTATGCGACTGATGTCAATCCTCATGAACCCTTGGACTCTCATATCAAAGAATTAACAGGTCTGACCGATCAACGTTTGGCTGTGGCACCAGAATTTTCTCAGGTGGCTGGAAAAATTTTTGAATTGGTTAAGGACGGTATTTTTGTTGCGCACAATGTACAGTTTGATGCCAACCTTCTTGCAGAATTTCTCTTTTTTGAAGGATATGAATTGCGCACACCGCGGGTGGATACAGTTGAGCTTGCCCAGGTTCTGTATCCTCAGTTTGAAAAGTATAACTTAGGTATCCTTTGTCAAGAGTTGGGAATTGAGCTGGAACATGCCCACACTGCCCTGTCAGATGCTCAGGCAACAGCTGAACTCTTGCTTTACATGCGTCAAAAACTTTTTGAGCTACCTAAAGGGCTCTTAGAAAGCTTGTTAGACCTTGCAGACAACCTTCTCTATGAAAGTTATCTGTTGATTGAGGAGGTTTACCAGCAACAATCTCTCTTATCTTCGCCAGACTTGATGGAGCTTCATGGGCTTTTCCTCAGAAAGGAAAGCAAAGCCTTAGTCCCACGAAAGTTATCCAAAGACTTTGCTAAAAACATTTCTTTATTGGGGCTGGAGGAGCGACCGCAACAGATGGAATTTGCGGAGAAGATTGAGCAATTATTGGAAGAACACCAGACTTCCTTTATCCAAGCCCAAACGGGACTGGGCAAGACTTATGGTTATCTCCTCCCAGCTTTGAACTTGGAGAGTCAAGTAGGTATCCTAGTGAGTGTTCCGACCAAAATTCTTCAAAATCAAATCATGCAAGAAGAAGGTCAGCGCTTAAAAGAGGTTTTCCATCTGGAGATTCATAGTCTCAAGGGTCCTCAAAACTATTTAAAACTGGATGCCTTTCACAGAGTTCTCCATCGATCAGAGTCCAATCGCCTTTTCACACGCTTTAAAATGCAGTTGCTTATCTGGCTAACAGAGTCAGAGACAGGTGACTTGGACGAAATCGGGCAGCTTTATCGCTACCAGCACTTTCTGCCAGAACTAGTCCACGATGGCAAGCTTTCAAAGAAAAGTTTATTTGCCACAGAGGATTTTTGGAAACGAGGGCAGGAAAAGGCCAAGACCAGTCGCGTTCTCTTGACTAATCATGCCTATCTGGTCACTCGTTTGGAAGACAATCCAGAGTTTGTCGATAACCGTTTGCTGATCTTGGATGAAGCTCAAAAAATGCTGCTAGCTCTCGAAAATCTAGCCCAGCAGGCTTATCGCCTTGAGGAACTTGTAACTCAAATTGAAAAGTCCTTGGAGACAGAGGAAGATTTGGTTCAGAAACGCTTGCTGGAGAGTATAGGTTTTGAATGTCGTTACTTGATGGAGCACTATCAGTCAGGTCTGAAGAATGGAAAGTGGTTGGATTCTCTTGAAGAGTTGCGCCAACATTTTTCGGAGTTAACTCTCCCAGAGTATCGAGAAATTGCAAACTTTTTCACCTCGGATCGTGAATTTTGGCTTGCTACAGCAGAGAAATCGAGCAAGGATGTCTTGATTTGTTCAAGTAAAAAAGGCCGCTTTATACTAGCAGACTTATTGCCAGAAGATTGTAGACTCCTAGGAGTATCGGCCACTCTTGAAATCAGTAATCGGGTTTCCTTAGCAGATTTGTTGGGATTTCCAGATGCTCCGCTTGTTAAGCTTGATGTAGCAAAGCAGGAGCAACAAGAAGTCTTTCTAGTCGATGATTTTCCTCTTGTGACAGAAGTTTCACCTGTTGACTATGCTAGTGAAGTGGCTTCTGTCACTCGAAGCTTACAGGCCTTTCAAGAACCCATACTGGTCTTGTTTACCTCAAAAGAGATGTTGCTGGCTGTTTCAGACCTGCTCGACCAACCGCATCTAGCTCAGTATAAAAATGGGGAACCAAGCCAACTGAAAAAACGTTTTGAAAAAGGTGAACGCCAGATCTTACTCGGAACAGGTAGTTTCTGGGAAGGAGTTGATTTTTCAACCCATCCTTGCGTGATCCAAGTGATTCCGAGATTGCCTTTCCAAAACCCCCAAGAACCGTTAACCAAAAAATTAAACCAAGAACTGCGTCAAGAAGGGAAAAATCCTTTCTATGATTATCAGTTGCCGATGGCGATTATTCGGCTAAAACAAGCTCTGGGCCGTACTGTTAGAAGATCTGACCAAGGTTCGGTTGCTGTTATCTTAGACAGTCGTGTCGTTAGCAAGCGTTACGGCAAACAAATCGCCCAGGCCTTGTCAAAAGAAAGGGCTGTTCAGGTTCTTTCTAGAGAACAGCTAGAGCCTGCTGTAGCTGATTTTCTCCAATCTCGTCGCAATAGAATGAAAGAAAAATCCAAGAAAGAGAAAAGGTAA
- a CDS encoding glycoside hydrolase family 70 protein, translated as MMEKKIHYKMHKVKKNWVAIALTTLALIVAPKVLGLEPGVVHADDVKQVVVQEPATAQTSDPGQQTPAQAKIASEQEAEKATPADKVTGDVAASEKPAKPAENTEATVQTNAQEPAKPADTKEASTEKAAVAEEVKAANAITETPKTEVADQNKQARPTTAQDQEGDKREKTAVEDKIVANPKVAKKDRLPEPAQKQGAIAERMVADQAQPAPVNADHDDDVLSHIKTIDGKNYYVQDDGTVKKNFAVELNGRILYFDAETGALVDSNEYQFQQGTSSLNNEFSQKNAFYGTTDKDIETVDGYLTADSWYRPKFILKDGKTWTASTETDLRPLLMAWWPDKRTQINYLNYMNQQGLGAGAFENKVEQALLTGASQQVQRKIEEKIGKEGDTKWLRTLMGAFVKTQPNWNIKTESETTGTKKDHLQGGALLYTNNEKSPHADSKFRLLNRTPTSQTGTPKYFIDKSNGGYEFLLANDFDNSNPAVQAEQLNWLHFMMNFGSIVANDPTANFDGVRVDAVDNVNADLLQIASDYFKSRYKVGESEEEAIKHLSILEAWSDNDPDYNKDTKGAQLAIDNKLRLSLLYSFMRNLSIRSGVEPTITNSLNDRSSEKKNGERMANYIFVRAHDSEVQTVIADIIRENINPNTDGLTFTMDELKQAFKIYNEDMRKADKKYTQFNIPTAHALMLSNKDSITRVYYGDLYTDDGQYMEKKSPYHDAIDALLRARIKYVAGGQDMKVTYMGVPREADKWSYNGILTSVRYGTGANEATDEGTAETRTQGMAVIASNNPNLKLNEWDKLQVNMGAAHKNQYYRPVLLTTKDGISRYLTDEEVPQSLWKKTDANGILTFDMNDIAGYSNVQVSGYLAVWVPVDAKADQDARTTASKKKNASGQVYESSAALDSQLIYEGFSNFQDFATRDDQYTNKVIAKNVNLFKEWGVTSFELPPQYVSSQDGTFLDSIIQNGYAFEDRYDMAMSKNNKYGSLKDLLNALRALHSVNIQAIADWVPDQIYNLPGKEVVTATRVNNYGTYREGAEIKEKLYVANSKTNGTDFQGKYGGAFLDELKAKYPEIFERVQISNGQKMTTDEKITKWSAKYFNGTNILGRGAYYVLKDWASNDYLTNRNGEIVLPKQLVNKNAYTGFVSDANGTKFYSTSGYQAKNSFIQDENGNWYYFDKRGYLVTGAHEIDGKHVYFLKNGIQLRDSIREDENGNQYYYDQTGAQVLNRYYTTDGENWRYFDAKGVMARGLVKIGDGQQFFDENGYQVKGKIVSAKDGKLRYFDKDSGNAVINRFAQGDNPSDWYYFGADGVAVTGLQKIGQQTLYFDQDGKQVKGKIVTLSDKSIRYFDANSGEMAVGKFAEGAKSEWYYFDQTGKAVTGLQKIGKQTLYFDQDGKQVKGKVVTLADKSIRYFDANSGEMAVGKFAEGAKNEWYYFDQTGKAVTGLQKIDKQTLYFDQDGKQVKGKIVTLSDKSIRYFDANSGEMATNKFVEGSPNEWYYFDQTGKAVTGLQQVGQQTLYFTQDGKQVKGKVVDVNGVSRYFDANSGDMARSKWIQLEDGSWMYFDRDGRGQNFGRN; from the coding sequence ATGATGGAGAAAAAGATTCATTATAAGATGCATAAAGTTAAGAAAAACTGGGTAGCCATTGCTTTGACGACCTTGGCCCTTATTGTAGCACCAAAGGTACTTGGTCTAGAACCAGGCGTTGTCCATGCGGATGATGTAAAGCAGGTTGTGGTTCAAGAACCTGCTACAGCTCAGACTAGTGATCCGGGTCAGCAAACTCCAGCCCAAGCTAAAATAGCATCTGAGCAAGAAGCAGAAAAAGCAACCCCTGCAGACAAGGTGACAGGCGATGTTGCTGCTAGTGAAAAACCTGCTAAACCAGCAGAAAATACAGAAGCAACAGTTCAAACCAATGCTCAAGAGCCTGCTAAACCAGCAGATACGAAAGAAGCATCTACAGAAAAGGCTGCTGTTGCTGAAGAAGTTAAAGCTGCTAATGCAATCACAGAAACTCCTAAAACTGAAGTAGCAGACCAGAATAAACAAGCAAGGCCAACAACTGCCCAAGACCAAGAAGGCGACAAGCGAGAAAAAACGGCTGTTGAAGACAAGATTGTTGCAAATCCAAAGGTTGCAAAGAAAGATCGCTTGCCCGAACCTGCTCAAAAACAGGGAGCAATAGCTGAAAGAATGGTGGCAGATCAGGCTCAACCTGCACCTGTAAATGCTGACCATGATGATGATGTCCTATCTCATATTAAGACCATTGATGGTAAAAATTACTATGTTCAGGACGATGGTACAGTTAAAAAGAACTTTGCAGTTGAACTTAATGGGAGAATACTTTATTTTGATGCAGAAACCGGTGCCTTAGTTGATTCAAATGAATATCAGTTCCAACAAGGAACCAGCAGTCTCAATAATGAATTCTCTCAAAAGAATGCTTTTTACGGTACGACTGACAAGGATATCGAAACTGTAGACGGTTATTTGACAGCAGATAGCTGGTATCGTCCAAAGTTCATCTTAAAAGATGGAAAAACATGGACGGCTTCGACAGAAACAGACTTACGTCCCCTTTTGATGGCTTGGTGGCCTGATAAACGTACTCAGATTAATTACCTCAACTATATGAACCAACAAGGTCTGGGAGCAGGTGCTTTTGAAAACAAAGTTGAACAAGCTCTCCTGACAGGAGCTTCTCAGCAGGTTCAGCGCAAAATTGAGGAAAAAATTGGTAAAGAAGGCGATACCAAATGGTTGAGAACGCTGATGGGTGCCTTTGTCAAAACCCAGCCAAACTGGAATATCAAGACAGAGTCTGAAACAACTGGTACTAAAAAGGACCACTTGCAGGGTGGAGCTTTGCTTTATACCAATAATGAGAAGAGCCCTCATGCTGACTCTAAGTTCCGTCTGCTTAACCGTACCCCTACTAGTCAAACAGGTACACCTAAGTACTTCATTGACAAGTCAAATGGTGGTTATGAGTTCTTGCTCGCTAACGACTTTGACAACTCTAATCCAGCTGTTCAAGCCGAACAACTCAACTGGTTGCATTTTATGATGAACTTTGGAAGCATCGTAGCCAATGATCCGACTGCTAATTTTGATGGAGTTCGTGTCGATGCGGTGGACAATGTCAACGCAGACTTGCTCCAAATCGCATCTGACTACTTCAAGTCTCGCTACAAGGTGGGAGAAAGTGAAGAAGAAGCTATCAAGCATTTGTCTATCTTGGAAGCTTGGTCTGATAACGATCCTGACTACAACAAAGATACTAAAGGTGCTCAACTAGCAATTGACAACAAGCTACGCTTGTCCTTGCTTTATTCATTCATGCGTAATCTATCTATCCGTAGCGGAGTAGAGCCTACGATTACAAATAGTCTAAATGACCGTTCTTCTGAAAAGAAAAATGGCGAACGGATGGCTAACTATATCTTTGTTCGGGCTCATGACAGTGAAGTACAAACTGTTATTGCTGACATCATCCGAGAAAATATCAATCCAAATACGGATGGTTTGACCTTTACCATGGATGAACTCAAGCAAGCCTTCAAGATCTACAACGAAGATATGCGTAAGGCAGACAAGAAGTATACGCAGTTCAACATCCCAACTGCTCATGCCCTCATGCTCTCCAATAAAGACTCTATCACTCGGGTCTACTATGGTGACCTCTATACCGATGATGGTCAATACATGGAGAAAAAATCTCCTTACCACGATGCTATCGATGCCTTGTTGCGTGCTCGTATTAAGTATGTAGCAGGTGGACAAGACATGAAAGTCACATATATGGGTGTACCTCGTGAGGCTGATAAATGGTCTTACAATGGTATTTTGACTTCTGTGCGCTACGGTACTGGTGCCAATGAAGCAACAGATGAAGGAACAGCAGAAACTCGTACTCAAGGGATGGCTGTTATTGCTTCTAACAACCCTAACCTGAAACTGAACGAATGGGATAAACTGCAAGTCAATATGGGAGCAGCCCACAAGAATCAATACTATCGCCCTGTGCTTTTGACGACCAAAGATGGCATTTCCCGCTATCTAACTGACGAAGAAGTGCCGCAATCGCTCTGGAAGAAGACAGATGCTAATGGTATTTTAACCTTTGATATGAATGATATTGCAGGCTATAGCAATGTACAGGTTTCTGGATATCTGGCTGTTTGGGTACCAGTTGACGCTAAGGCAGATCAGGATGCTCGTACAACAGCAAGCAAGAAGAAAAACGCTAGTGGTCAGGTCTACGAATCTAGCGCAGCCCTTGATTCTCAGTTGATTTACGAAGGATTTTCTAACTTCCAAGACTTTGCAACCCGCGATGACCAATATACCAATAAAGTTATTGCTAAAAATGTCAACCTCTTCAAGGAATGGGGAGTAACTTCATTTGAGCTACCACCTCAGTATGTATCTAGCCAAGACGGTACTTTCTTAGATTCTATCATTCAGAATGGTTATGCCTTTGAAGACCGCTATGATATGGCGATGAGCAAGAACAATAAATATGGTTCTTTAAAAGATTTGCTCAATGCTCTTCGTGCGCTTCACAGTGTTAATATCCAAGCCATCGCGGACTGGGTACCAGACCAAATCTATAACCTACCAGGTAAGGAAGTGGTAACAGCAACACGTGTCAACAACTACGGAACCTACCGTGAAGGTGCAGAAATCAAGGAAAAACTCTATGTAGCTAATAGTAAGACCAATGGAACTGATTTCCAAGGTAAGTACGGTGGCGCCTTCTTAGATGAGCTCAAAGCTAAATATCCAGAAATCTTTGAACGAGTACAGATTTCCAATGGTCAAAAGATGACAACAGATGAGAAGATTACCAAGTGGTCGGCTAAGTACTTCAATGGTACCAATATCTTAGGTCGTGGTGCTTACTATGTTCTTAAAGACTGGGCTAGCAACGACTATCTCACTAACAGAAATGGCGAGATAGTATTGCCTAAGCAATTAGTTAATAAGAATGCTTACACAGGATTTGTTAGTGATGCCAATGGTACCAAGTTCTATTCAACTAGTGGTTATCAAGCTAAAAATTCCTTTATCCAAGATGAAAATGGAAATTGGTATTACTTCGATAAACGAGGTTATCTTGTAACAGGTGCTCATGAAATTGATGGCAAGCACGTTTATTTCTTGAAGAATGGTATTCAACTTCGTGATTCTATCCGTGAAGATGAAAATGGTAATCAGTACTACTATGATCAAACTGGTGCCCAAGTTCTCAACCGTTACTACACTACTGATGGTGAAAACTGGCGTTACTTTGATGCCAAGGGCGTTATGGCTCGAGGTCTTGTCAAGATAGGAGATGGACAGCAATTCTTTGATGAAAACGGCTATCAGGTTAAGGGCAAGATTGTGAGTGCTAAGGATGGCAAACTTCGTTACTTTGACAAGGATTCAGGAAATGCTGTTATTAATCGTTTTGCTCAGGGTGATAACCCAAGTGATTGGTACTATTTCGGAGCAGATGGAGTTGCTGTGACAGGTCTTCAAAAGATTGGTCAACAAACACTTTACTTTGACCAAGATGGCAAGCAAGTCAAGGGTAAAATCGTGACACTTTCAGATAAGAGTATCCGTTACTTTGATGCCAATTCAGGAGAAATGGCAGTCGGCAAGTTTGCAGAAGGTGCCAAGAGCGAATGGTATTACTTTGACCAAACTGGTAAAGCAGTGACAGGTCTTCAAAAGATTGGCAAACAAACACTTTACTTTGATCAAGATGGTAAGCAAGTCAAGGGTAAAGTAGTAACTTTGGCTGATAAATCCATCCGTTACTTTGATGCCAACTCAGGAGAAATGGCAGTCGGCAAGTTTGCAGAAGGTGCCAAGAACGAATGGTATTACTTTGACCAAACTGGTAAAGCAGTGACAGGCCTTCAAAAGATTGACAAACAAACACTTTACTTCGACCAAGATGGCAAGCAAGTCAAGGGCAAAATCGTGACACTTTCAGATAAGAGTATCCGTTACTTTGATGCTAACTCAGGAGAGATGGCAACCAACAAGTTTGTCGAAGGTTCCCCAAATGAGTGGTACTATTTTGATCAAACTGGAAAAGCAGTGACAGGCTTGCAGCAGGTTGGTCAACAGACTCTCTATTTCACGCAAGACGGTAAGCAAGTCAAAGGAAAAGTTGTTGATGTGAATGGAGTTAGTCGATATTTCGATGCCAATTCAGGGGATATGGCTCGAAGCAAATGGATTCAACTTGAAGATGGAAGTTGGATGTATTTTGACCGCGATGGTAGAGGTCAAAACTTCGGAAGAAACTAA
- a CDS encoding DJ-1 family glyoxalase III yields the protein MAKVAVILANGFEEIEALTVIDVLRRANISCDMVGFEEQVTGSHDIRVTADRIFDGDLSDYDLVVLPGGMPGSAHLRDNPALISEIKAFDQAGKKIAAICAAPIALHQAGVLKDKHFTCYDGVQEQITDGIYQKQTVVVDGNLTTSRGPSTALAFAYELVEQLGGDAESLRDGMLYRDVFGNQQ from the coding sequence ATGGCAAAAGTTGCAGTTATCTTAGCAAATGGCTTTGAAGAAATCGAAGCCTTGACAGTAATCGATGTCTTGCGTCGAGCAAACATTTCCTGTGATATGGTAGGATTTGAGGAGCAGGTGACGGGATCACATGACATTCGGGTAACAGCCGACCGTATCTTTGATGGTGATTTGTCTGACTATGACTTGGTAGTTCTTCCAGGTGGCATGCCAGGATCAGCTCACCTACGGGATAATCCAGCCCTCATTTCTGAGATTAAAGCCTTTGATCAAGCTGGAAAGAAAATTGCAGCTATCTGTGCAGCTCCAATCGCTCTCCATCAAGCAGGTGTCCTGAAAGACAAGCACTTTACTTGTTATGACGGAGTTCAGGAGCAAATTACTGACGGAATTTATCAAAAACAAACAGTGGTTGTAGATGGTAATCTAACAACTAGCCGAGGACCGTCAACCGCACTTGCCTTTGCCTATGAATTGGTAGAGCAATTGGGAGGAGATGCTGAAAGTTTACGAGACGGCATGCTCTATCGAGATGTCTTTGGAAATCAACAGTAA
- a CDS encoding helix-turn-helix domain-containing protein, protein MLKAFGKIFKVIRESKKMSLKEVAAGDISVAQLSRFERGVNGITLDSFYCCLKNMAVSLEEFQYVYHNYIDSDDVLFSKKVADAYQENNVVKLQNILSSSEALTEQFPEKKNYKLNTIIVRALLSSCCSDFQISKKDIEFLTDHLFSVEEWGRYELWLFTNSVDLMTLETLETFASEMINRTQFYNNLPENRRRIIKMLLNVISVCIEGNHLLVAMRFLNYLDHSKIPETDLYDRTLIKYHRALYAYKVGNTNALSDIEQCLSFFEFLDSFGVAQKLKEQFERICLS, encoded by the coding sequence ATGTTGAAAGCATTTGGAAAAATATTCAAAGTCATTAGAGAATCAAAAAAAATGTCCCTGAAAGAGGTGGCTGCTGGTGATATTTCCGTGGCTCAGCTATCCCGTTTTGAACGGGGAGTCAATGGGATCACACTTGATTCTTTTTATTGCTGTTTAAAAAATATGGCCGTTTCCCTAGAGGAGTTTCAGTATGTTTACCATAATTACATTGATTCAGATGATGTGCTGTTCTCAAAAAAAGTAGCTGATGCATATCAGGAAAACAATGTTGTCAAGCTCCAAAATATTTTGTCAAGCTCAGAAGCATTGACCGAACAGTTTCCTGAGAAAAAAAACTATAAACTCAATACAATCATTGTCAGGGCCCTCTTGTCCTCCTGTTGCTCAGATTTTCAGATTAGCAAGAAGGATATAGAATTCCTGACGGATCATCTCTTTTCTGTTGAGGAGTGGGGACGTTATGAACTCTGGCTTTTTACAAACAGTGTTGATTTGATGACCTTGGAAACGCTGGAAACCTTTGCTAGTGAGATGATCAATCGTACCCAGTTTTATAACAACCTACCTGAAAATCGCCGCCGTATTATCAAGATGCTACTTAATGTCATTAGCGTCTGTATAGAAGGAAACCATCTGCTAGTTGCTATGAGGTTTCTCAATTATCTCGACCACTCTAAAATCCCTGAAACAGATCTATATGATCGAACGCTGATTAAGTATCATAGGGCTCTGTATGCCTACAAGGTTGGGAATACTAATGCTCTCAGTGACATCGAGCAATGCCTATCTTTTTTTGAATTTTTAGATTCCTTTGGTGTTGCCCAAAAACTTAAAGAACAGTTTGAAAGAATTTGCCTTTCATAG